In the genome of Armatimonadota bacterium, one region contains:
- a CDS encoding response regulator, with protein sequence MAEPVRVVVIDDEVQIRRFLKAGLGAESIELFEAETGEEGLRIVARANPDVVLLDLGLPDMDGLEVARRLREWTDVPIIVLSARGQEKDKIAALDAGADDYLTKPFGVGELMARIRVTRRHAARLKGAEPEPLFEAEGLRVDLAARLVFLNGSEVKLTPIEYRLLACLVRNAGMVLTHRHLLTEVWGPAYADELHYLRVYMAQLRHKLERDPARPKLLTTESGVGYRLRVEG encoded by the coding sequence ATGGCTGAGCCCGTGCGCGTCGTCGTGATCGACGACGAAGTCCAGATCCGGCGCTTCCTCAAGGCGGGACTCGGTGCGGAGTCGATCGAACTCTTCGAAGCGGAGACGGGCGAGGAGGGGCTGCGCATCGTCGCCCGCGCCAATCCCGACGTCGTTCTGCTCGATCTCGGTCTACCGGACATGGACGGACTGGAAGTCGCGCGTAGGCTCCGCGAATGGACCGACGTGCCGATCATCGTGCTCTCGGCCAGAGGCCAGGAGAAGGACAAGATCGCCGCCCTTGACGCAGGAGCAGACGACTATCTCACCAAACCGTTCGGCGTGGGCGAGCTCATGGCGCGCATCCGCGTCACCCGGCGCCACGCCGCTCGGTTGAAAGGCGCCGAGCCGGAGCCCCTGTTCGAGGCCGAGGGCCTGAGGGTCGACCTCGCCGCCCGCCTCGTCTTCTTGAACGGGTCCGAGGTCAAGCTCACACCGATCGAATACAGGCTGCTCGCGTGCCTCGTCCGCAATGCCGGGATGGTGCTGACACACCGCCATTTGCTGACCGAGGTCTGGGGCCCGGCCTATGCCGACGAACTGCACTACCTGCGCGTCTACATGGCCCAATTGCGGCACAAGCTGGAGCGCGACCCCGCCCGCCCCAAGCTCCTGACGACCGAGTCTGGCGTGGGCTATCGGTTACGGGTCGAGGGGTGA
- a CDS encoding sensor histidine kinase KdpD: MRARPDPDALLARLGHEEARAKRGRLKVYLGMAAGVGKTYSMLQAAQEDRKRGVEVVIGYLEPHGRAETEAMADGLERMPLKGLEHNGVTFNEFDVDAALVRRPSLLLVDELAHTNATGSRHKKRWQDVEELLRAGINVATTVNVQHLESLNDVVAQITGIRVAETVPDALVAQADEVELVDIPPEELVQRLREGKVYVPEKVEHALTHFFKRPNLLALRELALRHTAERVELDVRTARAAEGSVQPWATNERILVCIAPNKMGTRIVRAAKRMAGALHAGLIAVYVESPRQAALSDRDRLFASEAVRLAESLGAETLMLSGQDIAAEIVRAAQEHNATMIVVGKPVRPPWREFLFGSVVASIVRASGDIDVHVITGGDDLGTPIRLAPRTERHDWQGFATAVVVTALATVVNLLVAGGLSLVNHVMLYLLGVVFVAARHGRTAAVVASLLSVLAFDFTLVPPRWTFAVDDAEYLLTFVVMLVVGVLVSSLTSRLRDQSGAASDRERRTAALYDLSRKLSSTRSRHEIGDYAAGKVREVLGCDVAVLVRSRSTGKLFPAPESRSGFEKAANETVVAEWVLEHGIRAGRGTDTLSGAEGLYVPLNAESGCVGVMALQTSVAGEDPRQRHLLEAIASQLAVAIERTNLAKDSHEASIAVEQERLRNSLLSSVSHDLRSPLAVIAGAAESLASSPSVLGRDKELADAVLTEANRLERQVRNLLDMTRMESGTVVLDRQWQSLEELVGSAVERTEPLLGPRPLSVGLDPDMPLIEVDGVLIEQVFVNLLENAARHTLPTTHVWIHGSRTPGGVQVEFANDGPSIEGGASDSLFQRFQKGPNREGFGLGLAICKAIVDAHGGTITALDRSGGGVVFRIGLPVDGQPPEVPHG, encoded by the coding sequence ATGCGCGCTAGACCGGACCCCGATGCTCTCTTGGCACGGCTGGGCCACGAAGAAGCCCGGGCCAAACGGGGCCGACTGAAGGTCTATCTCGGAATGGCTGCGGGCGTCGGCAAGACGTACAGCATGCTCCAAGCCGCGCAAGAGGACCGGAAGCGGGGCGTCGAGGTCGTCATCGGATACCTTGAACCGCACGGTCGCGCCGAAACGGAGGCGATGGCCGACGGTCTTGAACGGATGCCCTTGAAAGGCCTTGAGCACAACGGGGTCACCTTCAACGAGTTCGACGTGGACGCGGCCCTTGTTCGCCGGCCGTCGCTGCTTCTCGTGGACGAGCTCGCCCACACCAACGCTACGGGGAGCCGCCACAAAAAGCGATGGCAGGACGTCGAGGAACTCCTTCGGGCCGGCATCAATGTCGCTACGACGGTCAATGTCCAACACCTCGAAAGCCTGAACGACGTAGTGGCGCAGATCACGGGGATCCGCGTCGCCGAGACCGTCCCGGACGCCCTCGTCGCTCAGGCCGATGAGGTCGAACTCGTCGACATCCCGCCGGAAGAACTCGTCCAGAGGCTCAGGGAAGGCAAAGTCTACGTCCCAGAGAAGGTCGAACACGCCTTAACGCACTTCTTCAAGCGACCGAACCTGCTCGCCCTCCGAGAACTCGCCCTCCGGCACACCGCAGAGCGCGTGGAGCTGGACGTCCGGACGGCCAGGGCCGCAGAAGGATCGGTCCAGCCTTGGGCGACCAACGAGCGCATCCTCGTCTGTATCGCTCCGAACAAGATGGGGACGCGCATCGTCAGGGCGGCCAAGCGGATGGCGGGCGCCCTCCATGCCGGACTGATCGCCGTGTACGTCGAGAGTCCTCGACAAGCCGCACTGTCCGACCGCGACCGCCTCTTCGCGTCCGAAGCCGTCCGGCTTGCCGAGAGCTTGGGCGCCGAGACGCTGATGCTGAGCGGGCAGGACATCGCGGCGGAGATCGTCCGCGCGGCCCAAGAGCACAACGCGACGATGATCGTCGTCGGAAAGCCCGTCCGACCCCCATGGAGAGAGTTCCTTTTCGGATCCGTCGTCGCCTCCATCGTCCGCGCGAGCGGGGACATCGACGTCCACGTCATTACGGGCGGCGACGACCTCGGTACGCCGATCCGGTTGGCTCCGCGCACCGAAAGGCACGACTGGCAAGGATTTGCCACCGCGGTCGTCGTGACGGCATTGGCGACCGTGGTCAACCTTTTGGTGGCAGGGGGCCTCTCGCTCGTCAACCACGTGATGCTGTACTTGCTCGGCGTCGTCTTCGTCGCGGCCAGGCACGGGCGGACAGCCGCCGTCGTCGCATCGCTTCTGAGCGTGCTGGCGTTCGATTTTACGCTCGTGCCTCCACGATGGACGTTCGCGGTCGACGACGCCGAGTACCTTCTCACCTTCGTCGTCATGTTGGTCGTCGGTGTGCTCGTCAGCAGCCTGACCTCGCGCTTGCGCGATCAGTCCGGGGCCGCATCCGACCGGGAACGCCGCACCGCCGCGCTCTACGACTTGAGCCGCAAACTTTCGAGCACCCGGAGCCGCCACGAGATCGGCGATTATGCCGCAGGCAAAGTCCGCGAAGTCCTCGGATGCGACGTCGCCGTTCTCGTCCGGAGCCGTTCGACAGGCAAGCTTTTCCCGGCTCCCGAGTCGAGGTCCGGCTTCGAGAAGGCCGCGAACGAAACGGTCGTCGCCGAGTGGGTCTTGGAGCACGGCATCCGGGCAGGCCGGGGGACCGACACCCTTTCCGGGGCCGAGGGGCTCTATGTCCCCCTCAATGCAGAGTCAGGGTGCGTCGGCGTGATGGCGCTTCAGACGAGCGTGGCAGGCGAGGATCCCCGACAACGCCACCTTCTCGAAGCCATCGCCAGCCAACTCGCGGTCGCGATCGAGCGCACGAACCTGGCCAAAGACTCTCACGAAGCCTCCATCGCCGTCGAGCAGGAAAGGCTTCGGAACAGCCTGCTGAGTTCGGTCTCGCACGACCTCCGATCGCCTCTCGCCGTCATCGCTGGAGCCGCGGAGAGCCTGGCTTCGAGCCCCTCGGTCCTCGGTCGCGACAAGGAGCTCGCCGATGCCGTGCTGACCGAGGCCAACCGCCTGGAACGGCAAGTCCGAAACCTGCTCGACATGACCCGAATGGAGTCCGGTACCGTAGTCCTCGACCGTCAATGGCAGTCGCTCGAGGAACTCGTCGGTTCTGCGGTCGAGCGCACCGAACCCCTTCTTGGCCCGCGTCCTCTCAGTGTGGGACTCGATCCCGACATGCCGCTGATCGAAGTGGACGGCGTCCTGATCGAACAGGTCTTCGTCAACCTTTTGGAGAACGCTGCCCGTCACACCCTGCCCACGACCCACGTGTGGATCCACGGCTCGCGAACGCCGGGGGGCGTCCAGGTGGAGTTCGCCAACGACGGCCCTTCAATCGAGGGCGGTGCGTCGGACAGCCTCTTCCAACGCTTCCAGAAGGGTCCGAACCGTGAAGGATTCGGGCTCGGTCTGGCGATCTGCAAAGCGATCGTGGACGCTCACGGCGGGACCATTACGGCTCTGGACCGGAGTGGCGGCGGCGTCGTCTTCCGGATCGGGCTGCCTGTCGACGGTCAACCGCCCGAGGTGCCACATGGCTGA